One Solanum lycopersicum chromosome 4, SLM_r2.1 DNA window includes the following coding sequences:
- the LOC101254190 gene encoding GDSL lipase, which yields MGNIFFHLCILISLASLNFLVNCFDIENKVTTTVFVFGDSMFDPGNNNYITNPSAYKANFEPYGISYFKHPTGRFSDGRLLPDFIAEFANLPMIPSFYQALHNHSINHGVNFASAGAGCLDETYREKVIPLNTQLGNFKIIRKKLLAQLGEKGSKAMLSNAVYLFSIGNNDYLRLYDIPDIPSDSSCLAYTTEHEYMNMVMDSLVTVMMEIYKLGGRKFGIQDLLPLGCLPRFRGLALLKKGPHSDCLDELNSVVRKHNLALSRKFKQLKKELRGFEYSFFSIFDALKELYENPSTYGFKEARAACCGFGPYRGFGSCGMAEAYELCENVKEHVIFDSYHPTEKAFHHFAQLWWQGNSNVVESQSLKSLLA from the exons ATGGGAAATATATTCTTTCATCTCTGCATTTTGATATCCCTAGCTTCTTTAAATTTCCTAGTTAATTGTTTTGATATAGAAAACAAAGTGACAACAACTGTTTTTGTGTTTGGAGACTCCATGTTTGATCCTGGAAACAATAATTACATAACGAATCCTTCAGCTTATAAAGCAAATTTTGAGCCATATGGAATATCATATTTTAAGCATCCCACTGGCAGATTTTCTGATGGCCGCCTCCTCCCTGATTTTATTG CGGAATTTGCAAATTTACCAATGATTCCATCATTTTACCAAGCTCTACATAACCATTCTATTAATCATGGAGTGAACTTTGCTTCTGCTGGTGCTGGTTGTCTAGATGAAACATACCGTGAAAAG GTGATCCCCTTAAATACTCAATTAGGCAATTTtaagataataagaaaaaagttgTTGGCACAACTAGGGGAAAAAGGTTCAAAGGCAATGTTATCCAATGCAGTCTACTTGTTCAGCATAGGCAACAACGATTATCTACGCCTTTATGACATTCCAGATATACCTTCAGACTCATCTTGCTTAGCTTATACAACAGAGCACGAATACATGAATATGGTGATGGATAGCCTCGTTACAGTCATGATG gaAATATACAAGTTAGGTGGGAGAAAATTTGGGATCCAGGATTTGTTGCCTTTGGGTTGTTTACCAAGATTTAGGGGTCTTGCTTTGCTTAAGAAAGGTCCTCATAGTGATTGCTTGGATGAACTCAACTCTGTAGTAAGGAAGCACAATTTAGCTCTTTCGCGGAAATTTAAACAGTTGAAGAAGGAATTAAGAGGTTTCGAATACTCATTCTTCAGTATCTTTGATGCTCTTAAGGAACTCTACGAAAATCCTTCAACATATG gTTTCAAAGAAGCAAGGGCAGCATGCTGTGGGTTTGGTCCATATAGAGGATTTGGTAGTTGTGGAATGGCAGAGGCTTATGAATTGTGTGAAAATGTGAAGGAACATGTAATATTTGACTCTTATCATCCCACTGAAAAGGCTTTCCATCACTTTGCGCAACTATGGTGGCAGGGAAATTCA